The nucleotide sequence TTATCACAGGAGGAGACAGTGGAATAGGAAGAGCGGTTTCTGTGGCATATGCACATGAAGGTGCAGATGTTGTTATAATATACTATGATGAGCACCAAGATGCTGACGAGACGAAAAAAATAATAGATGGCTTAGGAAGAAAATGTACACTTATGCCTGGAGATATAGGAGATACTAATTTTTGTAACTATGCAATAGAAAACACAATAAGAGCATATGATAAGATAGATATATTAGTAAACAATGCTGCAATGCAGTATCCTCAAAACAGCATAGCTGATATATCAAATGAACAATTTGATAGAACCTTCAAAACAAATGTATATGGAACTTTTTATATGACAAGAGCAGCAATAAGTAAAATGAAGGCTGGTTCAAGCATAATAAATACAACATCTGTTGTGGCTTTTAAGGGAAATGAAACACTTATTGATTACTCCATGACAAAGGGAGCAATCTTAG is from Clostridium acetobutylicum ATCC 824 and encodes:
- a CDS encoding SDR family oxidoreductase, whose translation is MNFPNTFPKQHQNHQPGYEYEMNPAPIYYDEKYNKSRGLLKGKTAIITGGDSGIGRAVSVAYAHEGADVVIIYYDEHQDADETKKIIDGLGRKCTLMPGDIGDTNFCNYAIENTIRAYDKIDILVNNAAMQYPQNSIADISNEQFDRTFKTNVYGTFYMTRAAISKMKAGSSIINTTSVVAFKGNETLIDYSMTKGAILAFTKSLSTSLVKSGIRVNAVAPGPIWTPLISASFDENKVSEFGSNVPLERPGQPVECAGAYVFLASEMSSYITGQTIHVNGGEIVM